From Rhodopseudomonas palustris:
CCATCGATGCCTCGAAAATCGGCCGGAAGGGCGAACATCCGGCCGGGGGTGCTGAATCCGCCAGCGCGGGCGCTCGCGTCTCGAATTTGTTCCATACCTGGAACTTGGCGGAATTTGGTGCGTTGAGCCGAGGTCTATCGCGTTTCGCGTGGCTGACCAACGAATACGGCCCGGACGTTCAAGAAATCGTCGTTACGATCTGCTTGGATGAGTCCGGATTCCGGCATCGACCCGGTCGTCCAGCCTGACCGATCTTTCGCCCTCCGGGCACATCCCCCACGACAGGACAACCGCCGTGACCAAAGCCAAATCCGCCTCCATCGCCCCCGACCTCGACACCCCGACCGACCTGCCGCAGCAGTCGGTCGAGAAGATCTCCGCCGCGCTGAACACGCTGCTGGCCGACGCCTTCGCGCTGTATCTGAAGACCAAGAATTTCCACTGGCACATCAGCGGCCGGCATTTCCGCGACTATCATCTGATGCTCGACGAGCAGTCCGACCAGATCTTCGCCACCACCGATGCGCTCGCCGAGCGGGTGCGCAAGGTCGGCGGCGTCACGCTGCGCTCGATCGGCCACATCGCCAAGCTGCAGACCATCGAGGACAATAACGAGGACTACGTCCCGCCGCGCGAGATGCTGCGTGAGCTGATGAACGACAACAAGAAGATGGCGGCCGCGATGCGCAAGGCGCACAAGATCGTCGACGATTGCGAGGACGCCGCCAGCGCCGGCCTGCTCGAGAATTTCATCGACGAGACCGAAAAGCGCACCTGGTTCCTGTTCGAAGCCAGCCGCCAGGAAGGCGCCAACGAAGAGTGAGCCGAAACCGAGCTGTTCATTTCGCAACGACATCATGGCCGGCTCGTCCCGGCCATGTGCGTCTTTGATGCAGTTTAGACTCCGCCCCACGCACAGCGCGCTCCCTCGCCCCGCTCTTGCGGGGAGAGGGTTGGGGTGAGGGGAGGCCGCGAGTCGCTGAGTCATCAGTCGTGGTGAACTTCACTGACGCTCGGCCTCGCGGAGACGCCCCCTCACCCGGATCGCTGCCGCGATCCGACCTCTCCCCGCACGCGGGGAGAGGTCAGGCCGCGCTCGCGGCCAAGACCAAGCGGCAACGCCTGCGTCTTCCTCAGCCGCCTACTTCCCCCACAGCCTCTTCAGCGGTCCGTCCCGGCCGGCGACCGGATCGGTCTCCGGCAGCGGCACCTGCGGGATGGTGTTCAGCGCGCGGCGATAATTGTCAGGGGTCGGCCGCATGATCTGCATCGCCGGGCCGGGCGGGTAGGCGCCGACGACCCGGAAATCATGCGTCGCGAACAGCCGCTTGTGGCCGGTGCCGGCCGGTAGCACCGCGACGTCGCCGGGATTCAGCTCGATCGCCTCGCCCTGGTCGCCGCCGAACAGCACCAGCGCATGCCCGCGCGCGACGCCGAGCGCCTCGTGCACCGTCGCGTGATAATGCGCGTAGTCGAAAATGCCGTTGCGCCACATCTGGCCCCAGCCGTTGCGGCCGAACAGCTCCTCGATCGCCTCCGCGGGGTCGTCGCGGGTGATATCGATCGCGCGCTTGTAGATCAGCAGCGGCATCGGATTGTTCGGGATCAGTCCGTCATCGTCGAAATGATAGGACTGCGGCTTGATCTGGTCGCGGGCGAGCGACATGCGGTCTCCGGCTTTGTTGGTACGCCGGAAACAACGCTACACGGCCGGGCCGGTTCCTGTCGGCAGATCGAACACCAGGCAGGTGGTGGTGGCGTGCGACAGCAACCTTCCCTTGCCGTCGGTGATCTTCGCCTCCGCGGTCGCGGCGCGGCGACCGACATTGAAGATGCGGCCTTCGGTGCGGATCGTTCCGGTGTCGGCGTTCATGCCGCGGATGAAGCTGATCTTGAATTCCAGCGTGGTGTAGCCCTGGCCCGGCTGCAGCATGCTCTGCACGGCGAGGCCCATCGCCGAATCCAGCAGCGTCGCCGCATAGCCGCCGTGCACCGACCCGATCGGATTGTAGTGCCGCAGCGCCGGCACCGAATGCATCACGATCAGTCCGGGCTCGGCCGTGCAGTCGAACGGCGCGATGGTCTGCATGATCGGCGGCTGCGGCAGCCGGCCGTCGAAGATCGCGCGGACGAAATCCAGCCCCGCCATCGACGCCATCGTTTCGACCGGCGTCACGCCGTAGTCGGTCTGTTCTCCGGTCCGCGCATTCATGCCGCTCTCCACTTTGAGATGATAAGCATCATACCAAAGTCGCGAGCGGGATGCCAGAGGGGGCGGACGCCGAAGGTGGTTGTGATGTCGCCGCACGCGGCGGCGCGAAGGGGAGCCGCCTCAGCCGAGCGCCGACGGCACGAACCGCCCGCGCTGGCGCAGCGTCGTCAGCACGGCGTGCAGATCGGGCAGCACCGCGGCGCATTTCTCCCGCGTGCCCTCGTCCGGCTGCAGCAGATCGGGCACCATCAGGGTGATCGTGCCGGCGGTGAAGGCGGCGGCGACGCCGACGCTGGAATCCTCCACCGCGACGCAGTTCCTCGGCGCGCTGCCGATCCGCTCCGCGGCGAGCAGATACAGGTCGGGCGCCGGCTTGCCGCGATCGACGTCGTCGCGGGTGAAGATGGTGTCGAACCGGGCGCGGATGCCGGCCAGCGTCAGATGCAGGTCGGCAGTCTTGCGCGACGACGACGTCACCACCGCCACCTTGCAGCTGGCGTCGTGCAGCGTGTCGAGCAGCTCCAGCGTGCCGGCCTTCACCGGCAGGCCGCGCGCGAACCGGGCGTCGCGCTTGGCGGCGAAGGCCCGGTTGATATCGGCGAGCGGCAGCGCCTCGCCATAGCGCGCGACCAGCAGCGCCTGGCATTCCGCCCCGGGCAGGCCGATCATGCTGTGGCAGGTGGCGAGCGCGTCGGGCAGGCCCAGCTCGGTCAGCACCTCGGTCAGGCTCTCGATATAGACGCGCTCGGTGTCGACCAGCGTGCCGTCCATGTCGAGCAGCACCGCCTCGATGAGCCAGTCGGTCACGCGCTCACGCCCTGTCTCCAGCCGGCCGGCTCGCCTCGGCGGCCTCGCGCAGGCACTCCGGGCAAAGACAGTCCACCGCATCCGACGGCATCGGCAGCGCCACCGGCTCCGCCGCGCACCAGCAACCGCCGTCCATCGTGCACGCGAACTCGACGCCGCAGCCGGCGCAGATCAAGCGGCGGGGCTGGGGAGGGGGCGATGGCAGCGGGTTCATCGTGCCAGTTTAGCGCGGGGGATGCGGCAGGGTAAGGGCTTTCTGAGCGCTTCAGTTACTTAGACAACGCACTGTCTTCGTCGTGGCCGGGCTCGTCCCGGCCATCCACGCTCTTCCTTTGGCTTTGGCTGCAAGACGTGGATGCCCGGCACAAGGCCGGGCATGACGAGGTTAGGGCACGGCCGACCTCAGTTCGCCAAGGTCATTCCGGGGCGCGCCGTCAGGCGCGAACCCGGAATCTCGCGGTGATGTGGTCTGCGCGGATGAACAGCTCGTGATTCCGGGTTCGCTCGCTTCGCGAGCGCCCCGGAATGACGGGGCAATCGGATCTGCGAAGCCGATTTTCCCGGCGGCAGACTCAGGCTATGATTTCGCTCCGGCGCGGCCCACGCCTCCCCCCTCCATCGGGAAAGTATCCTTCATACCGGGCCGGATGATCATCGAACCGACTGTTCGGGCGCAAGCATAAGGAGGGATTGCAGGCATGGCCCGCACCAGGAGGTTCTCGAGATGCGACTGTCTGCTCCTCTCTATCGGCTGAAGCGCGAGGCGAAACTGCTGTCGCGCGACCAGCACATTCCGCTGCACGCGGCGCTCGACCGCGTCGCTGCGCAGCAGGGCTTCGCCCGCTGGAGTCTGTTGGCGAGCACGCATGCGCGCGGCCTGGCCGCGCGTCTGTTCGCGCAATTGCAGCCCGGCGACATGGTGTTGATCGGCGCGCGGCCCGGGCAGGGCAAGACGCTGCTCAGCGTCGAACTCGCCGCGCAGGCGATGCAAGCGGGGCAGCGCGCCGCGTTCTTCACGCTCGAATACACCGAGGCCGAGGTCGAAGGTCGCTTCAAGGCGTCCGGCGTCGACCCGGCAGGATTTGCCGGTTTGCTCGACCTCGACACGTCGGAGGCGATCTGCGCCGATCACATCGTGGCGCGTCTGGCGACGGCGCCGCGCGGGACGCTGGCGGTGATCGATTATCTCCAGTTGCTCGACCGCCGGCGCGACACCCCCGACCTCGCCACGCAGGTTCGCACGCTGCAGTCCTTCGCCCGGGAGCGCGGGCTGGTGTTCATCGTCATCTCGCAGATCCACCGCTCGTTCGATCCGA
This genomic window contains:
- a CDS encoding DNA starvation/stationary phase protection protein, translating into MTKAKSASIAPDLDTPTDLPQQSVEKISAALNTLLADAFALYLKTKNFHWHISGRHFRDYHLMLDEQSDQIFATTDALAERVRKVGGVTLRSIGHIAKLQTIEDNNEDYVPPREMLRELMNDNKKMAAAMRKAHKIVDDCEDAASAGLLENFIDETEKRTWFLFEASRQEGANEE
- a CDS encoding PaaI family thioesterase; the encoded protein is MNARTGEQTDYGVTPVETMASMAGLDFVRAIFDGRLPQPPIMQTIAPFDCTAEPGLIVMHSVPALRHYNPIGSVHGGYAATLLDSAMGLAVQSMLQPGQGYTTLEFKISFIRGMNADTGTIRTEGRIFNVGRRAATAEAKITDGKGRLLSHATTTCLVFDLPTGTGPAV
- a CDS encoding HAD family phosphatase, translating into MTDWLIEAVLLDMDGTLVDTERVYIESLTEVLTELGLPDALATCHSMIGLPGAECQALLVARYGEALPLADINRAFAAKRDARFARGLPVKAGTLELLDTLHDASCKVAVVTSSSRKTADLHLTLAGIRARFDTIFTRDDVDRGKPAPDLYLLAAERIGSAPRNCVAVEDSSVGVAAAFTAGTITLMVPDLLQPDEGTREKCAAVLPDLHAVLTTLRQRGRFVPSALG
- a CDS encoding DNA helicase; protein product: MRLSAPLYRLKREAKLLSRDQHIPLHAALDRVAAQQGFARWSLLASTHARGLAARLFAQLQPGDMVLIGARPGQGKTLLSVELAAQAMQAGQRAAFFTLEYTEAEVEGRFKASGVDPAGFAGLLDLDTSEAICADHIVARLATAPRGTLAVIDYLQLLDRRRDTPDLATQVRTLQSFARERGLVFIVISQIHRSFDPKAKSCPDLADVRLINDLDLRLFSKACFLHDGEIEFAQVN